From one Candidatus Cetobacterium colombiensis genomic stretch:
- a CDS encoding oligosaccharide flippase family protein, giving the protein MARNELKIGTALSMITIIASSFIQILYTPLYMRYLGPGDYGINSLVQSIMGYISILNLGLGNAMLRYTVRYRAEGKIEEENSLNGMFLVIYSILMSIAFIIGIYIYVNLGKFFGSRFSIEELSKTKAVFLIMSLNIILSFPMGIFSTNITSREKFLYQRGIKLITIVLNPIMGAILMINGYGLIAVTVSTVIFAILSYMFDIVYALKLGMKIKFSKFDNRILREIFTYSFFIFLNVLIDQIYWGTDRVIIGRYVGVGGIAIYSVGAIFNTLYMGFASAVSGVLFPRINRLIVEEKHDEVNDMFLKIGRLQYILLGLISSGFIIFGKDFITLWVGKEYIEAYKIALWIMIPLTVPLIQSTGVSIMQAKNMHQFRSVVYFIIAILNLVLSIIFVKKVGAIGCAIATGLSFILGQIIIMNIYYQVSVKLNMFKFWKSILKMSLPMILTMGFGYVLNMYLIEINYFIFTLKVIIYTSVYVGLLWILGLNDYEKSQIYIWKK; this is encoded by the coding sequence ATGGCAAGAAATGAATTAAAAATAGGAACAGCTCTTTCGATGATAACTATTATAGCAAGTTCTTTTATTCAGATTTTGTATACACCGTTGTATATGAGGTATTTAGGACCAGGAGATTATGGGATTAATTCTTTAGTACAATCAATAATGGGATATATCTCTATTTTAAATTTGGGACTTGGAAATGCTATGTTGAGATATACAGTGAGGTATCGAGCAGAAGGAAAAATAGAAGAAGAAAATTCTCTAAATGGGATGTTTTTAGTTATATATTCTATTTTGATGTCAATAGCATTTATAATAGGAATATATATATACGTAAATCTGGGTAAATTTTTTGGAAGCAGATTTAGTATAGAGGAGTTATCTAAAACGAAGGCTGTTTTTTTAATAATGTCTTTGAATATAATTTTATCGTTTCCCATGGGAATTTTTTCAACAAATATAACATCAAGGGAAAAATTTTTATACCAAAGAGGAATAAAGTTGATAACGATAGTTTTAAATCCTATAATGGGAGCAATATTAATGATCAATGGATACGGATTAATAGCAGTTACTGTTTCAACAGTTATCTTTGCAATACTATCTTACATGTTTGATATTGTATATGCCTTAAAATTGGGAATGAAAATAAAATTTTCTAAATTTGATAATAGAATTTTGAGAGAGATTTTTACATATTCTTTTTTTATTTTTTTAAATGTTTTAATTGATCAAATATATTGGGGAACAGACAGAGTTATAATAGGCCGTTATGTTGGAGTAGGCGGAATAGCAATTTATTCTGTAGGTGCAATTTTTAATACTCTTTATATGGGATTTGCTTCAGCAGTTTCAGGCGTTTTATTTCCTAGAATAAATAGATTGATAGTGGAAGAAAAACATGACGAAGTAAATGATATGTTTTTGAAAATTGGAAGATTACAATATATTCTTTTAGGATTAATATCATCAGGCTTCATAATTTTTGGAAAAGATTTTATAACTTTATGGGTTGGAAAAGAATATATAGAAGCTTATAAAATAGCTTTATGGATTATGATTCCTTTAACAGTACCTTTGATTCAAAGTACTGGTGTAAGTATAATGCAAGCTAAAAATATGCATCAGTTTCGTTCTGTAGTTTATTTTATAATAGCAATTTTAAATTTGGTTTTAAGTATAATTTTTGTAAAAAAAGTAGGTGCAATCGGTTGTGCAATAGCAACAGGCTTATCTTTTATATTAGGTCAAATAATCATTATGAATATCTATTACCAAGTTTCAGTGAAATTAAATATGTTTAAGTTTTGGAAAAGCATTTTAAAAATGTCTTTACCAATGATTTTAACAATGGGATTTGGGTATGTCTTAAATATGTATTTAATAGAAATAAACTATTTTATATTTACATTAAAAGTTATTATTTATACTTCAGTTTATGTAGGGCTATTATGGATATTAGGATTAAACGATTATGAAAAATCTCAAATTTATATTTGGAAAAAATAA
- a CDS encoding DUF308 domain-containing protein — MKLNFKSIFLTLGIFYVLIGAIGISNMGFFNQNIEYILSTILFLNGIYHIFYSMTNRKNPYFHWGLVLAEGAIELISVAVILLNTFTSQLFFTSYIGGLLCLKGLILVLGRDNKLTSWENTNAKVKILVIIKGLLHFLFGSLIIILPLLTDKAVYIVFGWYILFLGIHFLTEEYIVNKKSDV, encoded by the coding sequence ATGAAGCTAAATTTCAAATCAATTTTTCTAACATTAGGAATTTTTTATGTTTTAATCGGAGCTATTGGCATCAGTAATATGGGCTTTTTCAATCAAAATATTGAGTATATTTTAAGTACTATTTTATTTTTAAATGGTATCTATCATATCTTTTATTCTATGACAAATAGAAAAAATCCTTATTTTCATTGGGGTCTTGTTTTAGCTGAAGGAGCTATTGAACTTATATCTGTAGCTGTTATTCTTTTAAATACTTTTACAAGTCAACTTTTTTTTACGAGCTATATCGGAGGTCTTCTTTGTTTAAAAGGTTTAATTTTAGTTCTTGGAAGAGATAATAAACTTACTTCTTGGGAAAATACAAATGCTAAAGTTAAAATTTTAGTTATTATCAAAGGTCTTTTACATTTTCTTTTCGGTTCTCTAATTATAATTTTACCTTTACTTACAGATAAAGCTGTTTATATTGTATTTGGATGGTATATTCTATTCTTAGGAATCCATTTTTTAACAGAGGAATATATTGTAAATAAAAAAAGTGATGTTTAA
- a CDS encoding pyridoxal phosphate-dependent aminotransferase produces the protein MFSKNIQNLKTSPVRELIPYSKKAKEAGIDIIHLNIGQPDLETPKEFFQAIENFGEKTIAYSDSSGRKELIDSVKNYYSNLGINYESDEILVTAGGSEALLFTLMTLFNAGEEVLIPEPYYANYNSFFAMLGIKVVGIPTKFEDNFRLPEKNVIENLITEKTRAIMFSNPGNPTGSVYTKDQLLMLNEISKEKNLFLISDEVYREFIYDGKDTVSCGTFKDNLERIILIDSISKRFSTCGARVGTILNKNKEFMSYILKLCQSRLSISTLDMIGAEALYRCMDKNYYDAVNKKYMERRDFLYEGLRKIPGVVLNKPEGAFYCIVELPVKDAADFSKWLLGEFSYEKSTVMLAPAKGFYQNEELGLNKIRISYALELDRLEKAINIIKLGLEKYNSK, from the coding sequence ATGTTTTCAAAAAACATACAAAATTTAAAAACATCTCCGGTGAGAGAATTAATACCATATTCAAAAAAAGCTAAAGAAGCTGGGATAGATATAATACATTTAAATATAGGTCAACCAGATTTAGAAACTCCAAAGGAGTTTTTTCAAGCAATAGAGAATTTTGGAGAAAAAACAATAGCTTATTCAGATTCATCAGGGAGAAAAGAGTTAATAGACTCTGTAAAAAATTATTATAGTAATTTAGGTATAAATTATGAAAGTGATGAAATTTTAGTAACAGCAGGTGGAAGTGAGGCATTATTATTTACTTTAATGACTTTATTTAATGCTGGAGAAGAAGTTTTAATACCAGAACCATATTATGCAAATTATAATAGTTTTTTTGCAATGTTAGGGATAAAAGTTGTGGGAATTCCTACAAAATTTGAGGATAACTTTAGATTACCAGAAAAAAATGTTATTGAAAATTTAATAACGGAAAAAACTAGAGCAATAATGTTTTCTAATCCTGGAAATCCAACAGGGTCAGTTTATACAAAGGATCAACTTTTAATGTTAAATGAAATCTCAAAAGAGAAAAATTTATTTTTAATAAGTGATGAGGTTTATAGAGAGTTTATTTATGATGGAAAAGATACAGTAAGTTGTGGTACATTTAAAGATAATTTAGAAAGAATTATATTAATAGATTCAATATCTAAAAGATTTTCAACTTGTGGAGCAAGAGTTGGAACAATTTTAAATAAAAATAAAGAATTTATGAGTTATATTTTAAAACTTTGCCAATCAAGATTATCTATTTCAACTTTAGATATGATTGGAGCAGAAGCTTTATACAGATGTATGGATAAAAATTATTATGATGCTGTAAATAAAAAATATATGGAAAGAAGAGACTTTTTATATGAAGGATTAAGAAAAATACCAGGTGTAGTTTTAAATAAACCAGAAGGAGCGTTTTACTGTATTGTTGAATTACCAGTAAAAGATGCAGCAGATTTTTCAAAATGGTTACTTGGAGAATTTTCTTATGAAAAATCAACGGTTATGTTAGCACCAGCAAAAGGATTCTATCAAAATGAAGAGTTAGGATTAAATAAAATTAGAATTTCATATGCCTTAGAACTAGATAGATTAGAAAAAGCTATAAACATAATAAAATTAGGTTTAGAAAAATACAATAGTAAATAA
- the ruvC gene encoding crossover junction endodeoxyribonuclease RuvC, giving the protein MRILGIDPGTAIVGYSIVDYKENKINLIKYGCIFTDKNLPMEDRLLIIFEELEAIIDLYKPKFMAVEELFFFKNNKTVISVGQARGVIILAGKKNNLAIESYTPLQVKMGITGYGKADKKQVQLMVQKILKLDEIPKPDDAADAIAVAITHINSLTNALYTPKTAISTKVEKEIKSNRMTAKEFRELLLKK; this is encoded by the coding sequence TTGAGAATTTTAGGTATTGACCCAGGTACAGCAATTGTTGGTTATTCAATTGTTGATTATAAAGAAAATAAAATTAATCTTATAAAATATGGTTGTATTTTTACGGATAAAAATCTTCCCATGGAAGATAGGCTTTTAATTATTTTTGAAGAATTAGAAGCAATTATAGATTTATATAAACCTAAATTTATGGCTGTTGAAGAACTTTTCTTTTTCAAAAATAATAAAACTGTTATAAGTGTAGGACAAGCTAGAGGTGTTATTATTTTAGCTGGGAAAAAAAATAATTTGGCAATTGAAAGTTATACCCCTCTTCAAGTTAAAATGGGAATAACTGGCTATGGTAAAGCAGATAAAAAGCAAGTACAATTAATGGTTCAAAAAATATTAAAATTAGATGAAATTCCAAAACCAGATGATGCAGCTGATGCTATTGCTGTGGCTATAACTCATATTAATTCTCTTACAAATGCTTTATATACACCTAAAACTGCTATTTCAACAAAAGTTGAAAAAGAAATTAAAAGTAATAGGATGACTGCTAAAGAATTTAGAGAACTTCTTTTAAAAAAATAA
- the rfaE2 gene encoding D-glycero-beta-D-manno-heptose 1-phosphate adenylyltransferase encodes MILKRAMAAQIIEELKKQNKKVVFTNGCFDILHVGHLTYLNEAKKQGDILVVGVNSDASVKRLKGESRPINSEIDRAEMLCGLKAVDYTVIFEEDTPCELLDDLKPSIHVKGGDYTKDDLPETKIVEKNGGEVRILGFVEGKSTTNIVNKIQG; translated from the coding sequence ATGATTTTAAAAAGAGCTATGGCTGCGCAGATAATAGAGGAATTAAAAAAACAAAATAAAAAGGTTGTGTTTACAAACGGATGCTTTGATATTTTGCATGTAGGTCATTTAACATATTTAAATGAAGCAAAAAAACAAGGAGATATATTAGTTGTTGGAGTAAATTCAGATGCTTCAGTAAAAAGATTAAAGGGAGAAAGTAGACCAATTAATAGTGAAATAGATAGAGCAGAAATGCTTTGTGGTTTAAAAGCGGTTGATTATACTGTTATATTTGAAGAAGATACACCTTGTGAGCTTTTAGATGATTTAAAACCATCAATCCACGTTAAAGGTGGAGATTATACAAAAGATGATTTACCAGAAACAAAAATTGTTGAAAAAAATGGTGGAGAAGTTAGAATTTTAGGATTTGTAGAAGGTAAATCTACAACGAATATAGTTAATAAGATACAAGGGTAG
- the tsaE gene encoding tRNA (adenosine(37)-N6)-threonylcarbamoyltransferase complex ATPase subunit type 1 TsaE yields the protein MKKTLKFEEIDRLAQKLAEYVSPNTVVALIGDLGTGKTTFTKTFAKYLGVDETLKSPTFNYVLEYLEGRLPLYHFDVYRLGSPEEIYEIGYEDYINNDGVALIEWANIIESELPKKYIKITFDYDLEKEDLNVRKVSLEYIGDKEKEEEMLNYVGFSN from the coding sequence ATGAAAAAAACTTTAAAATTTGAAGAGATTGATAGATTAGCACAAAAGTTAGCAGAATATGTATCACCGAATACAGTAGTTGCTTTAATAGGTGATTTAGGAACAGGAAAAACAACATTTACAAAAACATTTGCAAAGTATTTAGGAGTAGATGAAACTTTAAAAAGTCCAACATTTAATTATGTATTAGAATATTTAGAGGGAAGATTACCTCTTTATCATTTTGATGTTTATAGATTAGGAAGTCCAGAAGAGATTTATGAAATCGGATATGAAGATTATATAAATAACGATGGAGTTGCTTTAATAGAATGGGCAAATATAATAGAAAGTGAACTACCTAAAAAGTATATAAAAATAACATTTGATTATGATTTGGAGAAAGAAGATTTAAATGTTAGAAAAGTAAGTTTAGAATATATTGGAGATAAAGAAAAAGAGGAGGAGATGTTAAATTATGTTGGTTTTAGCAATTGA
- the tsaB gene encoding tRNA (adenosine(37)-N6)-threonylcarbamoyltransferase complex dimerization subunit type 1 TsaB produces the protein MLVLAIDTSTNIGTVALYDDKKGVIGEITLNVKQNHSAITLTTIDTLFQLSGIDKKVIDKVAVSIGPGSFTGIRIGVGLAKGLAYALKKPIAGINELDLLANTYTGDKKVVAMLDARKERVFSGVYKKVNDTFVLDGEYMAEELENILNTIEEETVFVGDGAFAYEQIIKDKLQEKSIFIKKSLNISRASLLAELAVNKEDNLFTLEPYYVTKSQAEREKEGK, from the coding sequence ATGTTGGTTTTAGCAATTGATACATCTACAAATATAGGAACAGTTGCTCTATATGATGATAAAAAGGGAGTAATTGGCGAAATAACTTTAAATGTAAAACAAAATCATTCAGCTATAACATTGACAACGATTGATACATTATTTCAATTAAGTGGAATAGATAAAAAAGTTATAGATAAGGTTGCTGTAAGTATAGGACCAGGATCTTTTACTGGAATAAGAATTGGTGTTGGATTAGCTAAAGGTTTAGCATACGCTTTAAAAAAACCAATTGCTGGGATAAATGAATTAGATTTACTAGCAAATACATATACAGGAGATAAAAAAGTTGTAGCAATGTTAGATGCTAGAAAGGAAAGAGTATTCTCTGGAGTATATAAGAAAGTGAATGATACCTTTGTGTTAGATGGAGAATACATGGCTGAAGAATTAGAGAATATATTAAATACAATAGAAGAAGAGACTGTATTTGTGGGAGATGGAGCTTTTGCTTATGAACAGATAATAAAAGACAAATTACAGGAAAAAAGTATTTTTATAAAAAAATCACTGAATATTTCAAGAGCTTCTTTACTTGCAGAATTAGCAGTAAATAAAGAAGATAATTTATTTACTCTAGAGCCATACTATGTAACAAAATCTCAGGCGGAAAGAGAAAAAGAAGGTAAATAA
- a CDS encoding FAD-dependent oxidoreductase translates to MNSFKLKNGIYWIGALNPDLKVFDVIMETQFGTTYNSYLVKGKEKIAVFETVKENKFQEFLERLKTCLDDITKIDYIILNHTEPDHSGSVGKLLDLAPNAKVVGSKNTIEFLRGILNKDFPHIVVGQDDTLSLGDKTLRFISAPFLHWPDSMYTYIEEDKYLVTCDSFGSHFSFDGILLSKLPEERHKDYMVALRYYYMCIFSPFRKYVLEGVEKIKDLQLDMILPGHGPVLDIDIKKVIETYKKWSTVKNPNEFKSVIIPYATAYGYTRELAQEIEKGIKDYNSTIEVKSYDLNVDNFGKLEGEILREFQWADGILFGSCTINGDTLPVIWNLLTSLNPIVHGGKYVSAFGSYGWSGEAVPNILARLNQLRMHVIDGIKVHFRASRKDLDMAFEFGKDFAKNMSMRTMPEKVVDTVMDNLNPDRKLMVWTCSVCGESYVQIDPPDVCPACGVGREFFVPSPLDKKVETKNVEEKVVIIGGGIGALSVAQTIRQRNEKAQILMLSKEKEYPYYRTLLSEMIGEDISRDKFLVKPQEWYKEKNIDIHLETIVENINSNHKTVKLQNGEEISYDKLVIATGARAMVPSIGNSHLNGVFTVRNKEDVDAIKNYCIGKKKAVVIGGGVLGLESACGLQKLGLDVSVIEMMQRILPRQLDEEGSEMFEACIKNSNIKLYKNSKAEKFDGTDKVEGIHLDSGEIIKADIVIISSGIIPNKELAEKAGLEINRGIVVNEKMETSQKDIYACGDVAEYKGNVIGLWQISLDQGKIAGLNAVGIVENYEDKIQPVTFEGMGTKIFSAGGVIETQDSICEKDYDDLIYKKLNFKNNELMSGILIGDTEQGITIIKGLKEKEKKGNLLKKFYK, encoded by the coding sequence ATGAACTCTTTTAAATTAAAAAATGGAATCTATTGGATTGGAGCTTTAAATCCAGATTTAAAAGTTTTTGATGTAATTATGGAAACTCAATTTGGAACAACTTATAACTCTTACTTAGTTAAAGGTAAAGAAAAAATTGCAGTTTTCGAAACAGTAAAAGAAAATAAATTTCAAGAATTTTTAGAAAGATTGAAAACATGTTTAGATGATATTACAAAAATAGATTATATTATTTTAAATCATACAGAGCCAGATCACTCAGGATCTGTAGGAAAACTATTAGATTTAGCACCCAATGCAAAAGTTGTAGGTTCTAAAAATACGATTGAATTTTTAAGAGGAATATTAAATAAGGATTTCCCACATATTGTTGTAGGACAAGATGATACATTATCTTTAGGAGATAAAACTTTAAGGTTTATATCAGCTCCTTTTTTACATTGGCCAGACTCAATGTATACCTATATAGAAGAGGATAAATATTTAGTAACATGTGATTCTTTTGGTTCTCATTTTAGTTTTGATGGAATTTTATTATCAAAATTACCTGAAGAAAGACACAAAGATTATATGGTAGCTTTAAGATATTATTATATGTGTATATTTTCTCCTTTTAGAAAATATGTTTTAGAGGGAGTTGAAAAAATTAAAGATTTACAATTGGATATGATTTTACCAGGACATGGTCCAGTTTTAGATATTGATATAAAAAAAGTTATAGAAACTTATAAAAAATGGTCTACTGTAAAAAATCCAAATGAATTTAAAAGTGTAATAATCCCATATGCAACAGCGTACGGATACACAAGAGAATTAGCTCAAGAAATAGAAAAGGGTATAAAGGATTATAATTCAACTATAGAAGTGAAATCATACGATTTAAATGTGGATAACTTTGGAAAATTAGAGGGTGAAATATTAAGAGAATTCCAATGGGCAGATGGAATTTTATTTGGAAGTTGCACTATAAATGGAGATACATTGCCTGTTATTTGGAACCTTTTAACTTCTTTAAATCCAATAGTACACGGTGGTAAATATGTTTCAGCATTTGGAAGTTATGGTTGGAGTGGAGAGGCTGTTCCAAATATATTAGCTAGATTAAATCAGCTAAGAATGCATGTTATAGATGGAATAAAAGTTCACTTTAGAGCTTCTAGAAAAGATTTAGATATGGCTTTTGAGTTTGGAAAAGATTTTGCAAAAAATATGAGTATGAGGACAATGCCAGAAAAGGTGGTGGATACTGTTATGGATAACTTAAATCCAGATAGAAAATTAATGGTATGGACATGTAGTGTTTGTGGAGAATCATATGTTCAAATTGATCCACCTGATGTATGTCCTGCTTGTGGCGTTGGAAGAGAATTTTTTGTACCATCACCATTAGATAAAAAAGTTGAAACAAAAAATGTAGAAGAAAAAGTGGTTATAATCGGTGGTGGAATAGGAGCTTTATCGGTAGCCCAAACAATAAGACAAAGAAATGAAAAGGCTCAAATTTTAATGCTATCTAAAGAGAAGGAATATCCTTATTATAGAACATTGTTATCAGAGATGATAGGAGAAGATATATCAAGAGATAAGTTCTTAGTAAAACCTCAAGAATGGTATAAAGAAAAAAATATTGATATTCATTTAGAAACTATTGTAGAAAATATTAATTCAAATCATAAAACTGTAAAACTTCAAAATGGAGAAGAAATTTCTTATGATAAATTAGTAATCGCCACTGGAGCTAGAGCAATGGTTCCAAGTATAGGAAATTCTCACTTAAATGGAGTATTTACAGTTAGAAATAAAGAAGATGTTGATGCAATAAAAAATTATTGTATAGGAAAGAAAAAAGCAGTAGTGATAGGTGGAGGAGTTTTAGGTTTAGAATCGGCTTGTGGACTTCAAAAATTAGGATTAGATGTTTCTGTTATTGAAATGATGCAAAGAATTTTACCAAGACAATTAGATGAAGAAGGATCTGAAATGTTTGAGGCTTGTATAAAAAATAGTAATATAAAATTATATAAAAATTCAAAAGCTGAAAAATTTGATGGAACAGATAAAGTTGAAGGGATTCATTTAGATAGTGGAGAAATAATTAAAGCAGATATTGTTATAATTAGCTCAGGAATAATTCCTAATAAAGAATTAGCAGAGAAAGCTGGTTTAGAAATTAATAGAGGGATAGTTGTTAATGAAAAAATGGAAACATCTCAAAAAGATATATATGCTTGTGGTGATGTAGCAGAATATAAAGGGAATGTAATTGGATTATGGCAAATTTCTTTAGATCAAGGAAAAATAGCAGGATTAAATGCAGTTGGAATAGTTGAAAATTACGAAGATAAAATTCAACCTGTAACTTTCGAAGGAATGGGAACTAAAATTTTCTCAGCAGGAGGAGTTATAGAAACACAAGATTCTATTTGCGAAAAAGATTATGATGATTTAATTTACAAAAAATTAAACTTTAAAAATAATGAATTAATGTCTGGAATTTTAATAGGAGACACAGAACAGGGAATTACAATAATAAAAGGATTAAAAGAAAAAGAAAAAAAAGGAAATTTACTAAAAAAGTTCTATAAATAG
- the trxA gene encoding thioredoxin, with protein sequence MGKVLSLNNSNFKSEVTESKGLVLVDFWADWCGPCKMLAPILEELSGETEAKICKVNVDESGDLAGDYGIRSIPTMIVFKDGVKVDQIVGLRQKSELLEKLNSY encoded by the coding sequence ATGGGAAAGGTTTTAAGTTTAAATAATTCAAATTTCAAAAGTGAAGTAACAGAATCAAAAGGATTAGTATTAGTTGATTTTTGGGCTGATTGGTGTGGTCCATGTAAAATGTTAGCTCCTATATTAGAAGAGCTTTCAGGAGAAACTGAAGCAAAGATATGTAAAGTAAACGTAGATGAAAGTGGAGATTTAGCTGGAGATTACGGTATTAGAAGTATTCCAACAATGATTGTTTTCAAAGATGGAGTTAAAGTTGATCAAATCGTAGGTCTTAGACAAAAATCAGAGCTTTTAGAGAAATTGAATTCTTATTAA